One part of the Vanessa atalanta chromosome 4, ilVanAtal1.2, whole genome shotgun sequence genome encodes these proteins:
- the LOC125063856 gene encoding vascular endothelial growth factor receptor 1 isoform X1: MNFIRSWQLLTVAVGIIVTCPKVMSLSNSTGPDKETSGPTIIPNKNEIILKEGQNFTIYCKWNHPVQIKQQEIGEEKTGSFEMVLRDVSSPDDPNVFESALDLYNVDKFTVGYYACFNKSMNETDFLKNIMEEPFNTNNISYIYIYVDETNSLLAPMREVVITRNDTTILVECRPTTPDVNVTLLGEFADNEYRVYNFSPKIGFTFDNNLLDVTLSIFTCVFERRGLTDRSYVFVNKYKNVVPPTPKIIMNSKYFLEGETFTLNCTVLYTTNSAVKLTWNIPRPEPSQESIGIESNEHNITGEILYNSITIMNATINDAGNYTCKCTNPIDNRVARVVKIYIGKKGYVKVESALRNLDLIETMQETIRLQFIVNAYPPASFAFFRDGKDLPEDEEKYNITKKFDSVYLNIDPLTIEDTGNYTMVASNEYETSNLTYDIRVKASPLVEFGPEVDKKYLLGSIATLKCEAIGYPLPKLKWIFINETGEENSYEATNTDVESIIKVSSLVKIPVQTSGNIICHAYNAIGNDSVARNLLVYEISGGFGVKNADKAWFPEGQRVRMACYASKYNFINVRWIRDDNKSRVDTVTVRTSPFSLIATLEIEKISIEDEGNYTCIGEKNDSSSESQTIFFTVAATRLPVITVPEKDVDQEINPYLPVMLSCQANAVPPPVITWHRNGDVLHNDSNIDIFVDYLNYTTVNSTIYIKQTIDDYNKYECAANSAGIVKHRSYNLIIKEKSPFKSAIYLSIIGVILFCLVLLIIYLVWKIRKEKQFRKELAAAGLLYFKEGVTRSLNPELGIDEQAELLPYDERFEYPADKLILGKQLGAGAFGVVYKAEARGIINAEETTPVAVKMVKKTADNMYIKALASELKIMVHLGKHVNIVNLLGACTKNVGKRELIVIVEYCKFGNIHNYMQKHREVFIDQLTDNKEKNLGRENRAFSYSTGSSGMQSDYFGSNHTQETDHTFVNTANTNRSGRKVSETGYVQPEWRSNYESDYSFEGRNPRPLTSRDLLAWAFQIARGMEYLANRKVLHGDLAARNILLAEDNIVKICDFGLARSIYKNDEYKKQENSPLPVKWLAIECMTDRIFSTQSDVWSFGIVLWELFSLAKTPYPNVSPTSLVQWLSDGHRLDKPQYADNKLYDVMLRCWQQKPTARPNFSQLQEILGSFLEDNVRNHYVDLNSAYMDLNVKSEGQEDYLAMMCAPDYNNMVTPSPHHYVNEAKSFFPPTPTLQHDDEGYLQMSPTNQSIFSPRAQSAKFDFDARKLNTRTSDQGSELTPMLTLNNLPARSGSESDYDGNVSPYLNMCPRIEEETDEVFETKQYNFKNSQNNQNSAVTNPTYITFDVDLEKKPQNISNNYINVNGLVK; this comes from the exons ATGAATTTTATCCGGAGCTGGCAGTTATTAACAGTTGCTGTCGGAATAATAGTAACATGCCCGAAAGTTATGTCACTTAGCAACTCCACAGGACCAG ATAAAGAAACGAGTGGTCCGACCATAATAcccaataaaaatgaaataattttaaaagagggccaaaactttacaatatattgtaaatgGAATCATCCAGTACAAATAAAGCAACAAGAAATTGGGGAAGAGAAAACAGGGTCTTTCGAAATGGTATTAAGAGACGTATCGAGTCCCGATGATCCGAATGTATTCGAGTCCGCGCTCGATTTGTACAACGTTGACAAATTTACCGTCGGTTATTACGCTTGTTTCAATAAATCAATGAACGAaactgattttttaaaaaatattatggaagAACCTTTCAATACGAATAACATCTCATATATTTACATCTACGTTGATG AAACGAATAGCTTACTAGCGCCAATGAGGGAGGTCGTAATAACGAGAAATGACACCACTATTTTAGTCGAATGTAGACCTACGACACCCGATGTTAACGTTACGTTGTTAGgg GAATTTGCAGACAATGAATACAGAGTATACAATTTTAGCCCCAAAATCGGGTTCACCTTCGATAACAATCTCTTGGATGTTACATTATCTATTTTCACTTGTGTCTTTGAGAGACGAGGCTTAACGGATCGAAGCTacgtttttgtaaataaat ataaaAACGTGGTGCCTCCGACGCCAAAGATTATAATGAATTCAAAGTATTTCTTGGAGGGTGAAACCTTTACCCTCAACTGCACAGTATTATACACAACTAATTCGGCAGTCAAATTAACATGGAATATTCCACGGCCAGAACCGTCACAG gAGAGTATTGGAATTGAGTCAaatgaacataatataacaggcgaaattttatacaatagtaTTACCATAATGAATGCGACGATAAACGACGCCGGGAACTATACATGCAAGTGTACAAATCCAATCGATAATCGTGTAGCGagagttgtaaaaatatatatag gTAAAAAAGGTTATGTTAAAGTGGAATCTGCTCTCCGAAATCTTGATCTAATCGAAACTATGCAAGAAACAATTCGTTTGCAATTTATTGTGAACGCATATCCTCCAGCAAGCTTCGCCTT ttttcGTGATGGTAAAGACTTGCCGGAAGacgaagaaaaatataacattaccaAGAAGTTTGATTCTGTTTATCTGAATATAGATCCTTTGACTATTGAAGATACTGGAAACTATACAATGGTCGCTAGCAATGAATACGAAACTTCTAATTTAACATATGACATAAGAGTAAAAG cttCTCCTCTTGTTGAATTCGGGCCAGAAGTcgacaaaaagtatttattaggtTCAATAGCGACGCTTAAGTGTGAGGCTATTGGATATCCTTTGCCAAAACTAAAGTGGATTTTCATAAACGAGACCGGCGAGGAAAATTCTTACGAG GCTACAAATACTGATGTAGAGTCAATTATTAAAGTGTCCTCTCTTGTCAAAATACCTGTACAGACTTCAGGAAATATAATATGTCATGCATATAATGCAATAGGAAACGATTCCGTGGCAAGGAATCTTCTAGTGTATGAGATATCCGGCGGATTTGGAGTGAAGAATGCCGACAAGGCTTGGTTTCCTGAGGGTCAACGTGTTAGGATGGCATGTTACGCTTCAAAGTATAACTTTATCAACGTCAGATGGATACGAGACGATAACAAGTCGAGAGTAGATACCG TGACAGTAAGAACGTCTCCCTTCTCATTGATTGCAACATTGGAAATAGAGAAAATATCGATTGAGGATGAAGGCAATTACACTTGTATTGGAGAAAAAAACGACAGTTCTAGTGAAagtcaaacaatttttttcacgGTTGCAG CAACTCGTCTGCCTGTAATAACAGTGCCAGAAAAGGATGTAGATCAAGAAATAAATCCATACCTACCAGTGATGCTTTCTTGCCAAGCTAATGCTGTTCCACCGCCTGTTATAACTTGGCATAga AACGGCGATGTATTGCATAATGATAGTAACATAGATATATTCGTGgactatttaaattacacaactGTGAACTCgactatttatataaagcaaACGATTGACGATTACAACAAATATGAATGCGCCGCTAACAGCGCAGGTATTGTTAAGCACAGGTCTTACAATCTGATTATAAAAG aAAAATCACCATTTAAATCTGCTATATATCTCAGTATAATTGGagtgatattattttgtctAGTTTTGTTGATTATTTATCTTGTGTGGAAGATACGTAAAGAGAAACAGTTTAGGAAAGAATTAGCTGCAGCTGGATTGTTATATTTCAAAGAGGGGGTAACGAGGTCACTTAATCCAGAACTTGGTATCGACGAACAAGCAGAACTATTGCCTTATGATGAGAGATTTGAGTATCCAGCTGATAAGCTTATTTTAG gGAAGCAATTAGGCGCAGGTGCGTTTGGCGTCGTATATAAAGCTGAAGCCCGTGGTATAATCAATGCTGAGGAGACCACGCCGGTTGCCGTAAAAATGGTCAAGAAGACCGCtgataatatgtacataaaggCTCTGGCATCGGAATTAAAGATCATGGTACATCTTGGAAAACACGTCAACATTGTGAATTTACTTGGTGCCTGTACGAAAAATGTTGGGAAAA GGGAATTGATTGTAATCGTGGAATACTGTAAGTTCGGCAACATACACAATTACATGCAGAAGCATCGAGAAGTATTTATCGATCAACTAACGGACAATAAGGAGAAGAATCTCGGTAGAGAAAACAGAGCGTTTTCGTACAGCACAGGAAGTAGcgg cATGCAGTCGGACTATTTCGGTTCTAATCACACTCAAGAAACGGATCACACGTTTGTAAACACCGCCAATACAAATAGGTCTGGCAGGAAAG TTTCTGAGACGGGTTATGTTCAACCGGAATGGAGATCAAATTACGAGAGTGACTATAGTTTTGAAGGACGTAACCCACGACCGTTGACTTCAAGAGATCTATTAGCTTGGGCCTTCCAAATTGCAAGAGGCATGGAATATTTGGCTAATAGAAAG GTATTACATGGCGACTTAGCTGCAAGAAACATTTTGTTAGCTGAAgataatatagttaaaatatgCGACTTCGGTTTAGCGCGaagcatttataaaaatgatgaatACAAGAAGCAAgagaat AGTCCACTTCCAGTGAAATGGTTGGCAATTGAATGTATGACCGACAGGATATTTTCTACGCAATCTGATGTCTGGTCGTTCGGAATTGTGTTGTGGGAGCTATTTTCTCTTGCTAAAACTCCTTATCCGAACGTCAGTCCAACGAGTCTCGTACAGTGGCTGTCAGATGG GCATCGTCTCGATAAACCACAGTATGCAGACAACAAGCTATATGACGTGATGCTTCGTTGCTGGCAACAAAAGCCCACAGCGCGACCAAATTTCAGCCAACTGCAAGAGATCCTCGGCTCATTTCTTGAGGATAATGTGCGAAAt catTACGTGGATTTGAATTCCGCGTACATGGATCTGAACGTAAAATCCGAAGGCCAAGAGGACTATTTGGCGATGATGTGCGCGCCCGACTACAACAACATGGTGACGCCGAGTCCGCATCACTATGTGAACGAAGCCAAGAGCTTCTTCCCGCCAACACCAACACTACAGCACG ATGACGAAGGTTATCTACAAATGAGTCCAACTAACCAGTCCATATTTAGTCCAAGAGCTCAGAGCGCGAAGTTTGATTTTGACGCACGCAAATTGAACACAAGGACCTCTGATCAAGGATCCGAGTTGACTCCTATGTTAACTTTGAACAACCTGCCTGCCAGAAGTGGGTCAGAATCGGATTATGATGGTAACGTCTCTCCGTACCTCAACATGTGTCCGAGAATCGAAGAAGAAACAGACGAAGTATTCGAAacgaaacaatataattttaagaattcaCAAAATAATCAGAATAGCGCCGTAACCAACCCCACTTACATAACGTTCGACGTTGATCTGGAGAAGAAACCTCAAAACATTTCCAATAATTACATCAATGTCAATGGTCTAGTCAAATAG
- the LOC125063856 gene encoding vascular endothelial growth factor receptor 1 isoform X4, producing MNFIRSWQLLTVAVGIIVTCPKVMSLSNSTGPDKETSGPTIIPNKNEIILKEGQNFTIYCKWNHPVQIKQQEIGEEKTGSFEMVLRDVSSPDDPNVFESALDLYNVDKFTVGYYACFNKSMNETDFLKNIMEEPFNTNNISYIYIYVDETNSLLAPMREVVITRNDTTILVECRPTTPDVNVTLLGEFADNEYRVYNFSPKIGFTFDNNLLDVTLSIFTCVFERRGLTDRSYVFVNKYKNVVPPTPKIIMNSKYFLEGETFTLNCTVLYTTNSAVKLTWNIPRPEPSQESIGIESNEHNITGEILYNSITIMNATINDAGNYTCKCTNPIDNRVARVVKIYIGKKGYVKVESALRNLDLIETMQETIRLQFIVNAYPPASFAFFRDGKDLPEDEEKYNITKKFDSVYLNIDPLTIEDTGNYTMVASNEYETSNLTYDIRVKASPLVEFGPEVDKKYLLGSIATLKCEAIGYPLPKLKWIFINETGEENSYEATNTDVESIIKVSSLVKIPVQTSGNIICHAYNAIGNDSVARNLLVYEISGGFGVKNADKAWFPEGQRVRMACYASKYNFINVRWIRDDNKSRVDTVTVRTSPFSLIATLEIEKISIEDEGNYTCIGEKNDSSSESQTIFFTVAATRLPVITVPEKDVDQEINPYLPVMLSCQANAVPPPVITWHRNGDVLHNDSNIDIFVDYLNYTTVNSTIYIKQTIDDYNKYECAANSAGIVKHRSYNLIIKEKSPFKSAIYLSIIGVILFCLVLLIIYLVWKIRKEKQFRKELAAAGLLYFKEGVTRSLNPELGIDEQAELLPYDERFEYPADKLILGKQLGAGAFGVVYKAEARGIINAEETTPVAVKMVKKTADNMYIKALASELKIMVHLGKHVNIVNLLGACTKNVGKRELIVIVEYCKFGNIHNYMQKHREVFIDQLTDNKEKNLGRENRAFSYSTGSSGMQSDYFGSNHTQETDHTFVNTANTNRSGRKVSETGYVQPEWRSNYESDYSFEGRNPRPLTSRDLLAWAFQIARGMEYLANRKVLHGDLAARNILLAEDNIVKICDFGLARSIYKNDEYKKQENSPLPVKWLAIECMTDRIFSTQSDVWSFGIVLWELFSLAKTPYPNVSPTSLVQWLSDGHRLDKPQYADNKLYDVMLRCWQQKPTARPNFSQLQEILGSFLEDNVRNHYVDLNSAYMDLNVKSEGQEDYLAMMCAPDYNNMVTPSPHHYVNEAKSFFPPTPTLQHDGIENTPF from the exons ATGAATTTTATCCGGAGCTGGCAGTTATTAACAGTTGCTGTCGGAATAATAGTAACATGCCCGAAAGTTATGTCACTTAGCAACTCCACAGGACCAG ATAAAGAAACGAGTGGTCCGACCATAATAcccaataaaaatgaaataattttaaaagagggccaaaactttacaatatattgtaaatgGAATCATCCAGTACAAATAAAGCAACAAGAAATTGGGGAAGAGAAAACAGGGTCTTTCGAAATGGTATTAAGAGACGTATCGAGTCCCGATGATCCGAATGTATTCGAGTCCGCGCTCGATTTGTACAACGTTGACAAATTTACCGTCGGTTATTACGCTTGTTTCAATAAATCAATGAACGAaactgattttttaaaaaatattatggaagAACCTTTCAATACGAATAACATCTCATATATTTACATCTACGTTGATG AAACGAATAGCTTACTAGCGCCAATGAGGGAGGTCGTAATAACGAGAAATGACACCACTATTTTAGTCGAATGTAGACCTACGACACCCGATGTTAACGTTACGTTGTTAGgg GAATTTGCAGACAATGAATACAGAGTATACAATTTTAGCCCCAAAATCGGGTTCACCTTCGATAACAATCTCTTGGATGTTACATTATCTATTTTCACTTGTGTCTTTGAGAGACGAGGCTTAACGGATCGAAGCTacgtttttgtaaataaat ataaaAACGTGGTGCCTCCGACGCCAAAGATTATAATGAATTCAAAGTATTTCTTGGAGGGTGAAACCTTTACCCTCAACTGCACAGTATTATACACAACTAATTCGGCAGTCAAATTAACATGGAATATTCCACGGCCAGAACCGTCACAG gAGAGTATTGGAATTGAGTCAaatgaacataatataacaggcgaaattttatacaatagtaTTACCATAATGAATGCGACGATAAACGACGCCGGGAACTATACATGCAAGTGTACAAATCCAATCGATAATCGTGTAGCGagagttgtaaaaatatatatag gTAAAAAAGGTTATGTTAAAGTGGAATCTGCTCTCCGAAATCTTGATCTAATCGAAACTATGCAAGAAACAATTCGTTTGCAATTTATTGTGAACGCATATCCTCCAGCAAGCTTCGCCTT ttttcGTGATGGTAAAGACTTGCCGGAAGacgaagaaaaatataacattaccaAGAAGTTTGATTCTGTTTATCTGAATATAGATCCTTTGACTATTGAAGATACTGGAAACTATACAATGGTCGCTAGCAATGAATACGAAACTTCTAATTTAACATATGACATAAGAGTAAAAG cttCTCCTCTTGTTGAATTCGGGCCAGAAGTcgacaaaaagtatttattaggtTCAATAGCGACGCTTAAGTGTGAGGCTATTGGATATCCTTTGCCAAAACTAAAGTGGATTTTCATAAACGAGACCGGCGAGGAAAATTCTTACGAG GCTACAAATACTGATGTAGAGTCAATTATTAAAGTGTCCTCTCTTGTCAAAATACCTGTACAGACTTCAGGAAATATAATATGTCATGCATATAATGCAATAGGAAACGATTCCGTGGCAAGGAATCTTCTAGTGTATGAGATATCCGGCGGATTTGGAGTGAAGAATGCCGACAAGGCTTGGTTTCCTGAGGGTCAACGTGTTAGGATGGCATGTTACGCTTCAAAGTATAACTTTATCAACGTCAGATGGATACGAGACGATAACAAGTCGAGAGTAGATACCG TGACAGTAAGAACGTCTCCCTTCTCATTGATTGCAACATTGGAAATAGAGAAAATATCGATTGAGGATGAAGGCAATTACACTTGTATTGGAGAAAAAAACGACAGTTCTAGTGAAagtcaaacaatttttttcacgGTTGCAG CAACTCGTCTGCCTGTAATAACAGTGCCAGAAAAGGATGTAGATCAAGAAATAAATCCATACCTACCAGTGATGCTTTCTTGCCAAGCTAATGCTGTTCCACCGCCTGTTATAACTTGGCATAga AACGGCGATGTATTGCATAATGATAGTAACATAGATATATTCGTGgactatttaaattacacaactGTGAACTCgactatttatataaagcaaACGATTGACGATTACAACAAATATGAATGCGCCGCTAACAGCGCAGGTATTGTTAAGCACAGGTCTTACAATCTGATTATAAAAG aAAAATCACCATTTAAATCTGCTATATATCTCAGTATAATTGGagtgatattattttgtctAGTTTTGTTGATTATTTATCTTGTGTGGAAGATACGTAAAGAGAAACAGTTTAGGAAAGAATTAGCTGCAGCTGGATTGTTATATTTCAAAGAGGGGGTAACGAGGTCACTTAATCCAGAACTTGGTATCGACGAACAAGCAGAACTATTGCCTTATGATGAGAGATTTGAGTATCCAGCTGATAAGCTTATTTTAG gGAAGCAATTAGGCGCAGGTGCGTTTGGCGTCGTATATAAAGCTGAAGCCCGTGGTATAATCAATGCTGAGGAGACCACGCCGGTTGCCGTAAAAATGGTCAAGAAGACCGCtgataatatgtacataaaggCTCTGGCATCGGAATTAAAGATCATGGTACATCTTGGAAAACACGTCAACATTGTGAATTTACTTGGTGCCTGTACGAAAAATGTTGGGAAAA GGGAATTGATTGTAATCGTGGAATACTGTAAGTTCGGCAACATACACAATTACATGCAGAAGCATCGAGAAGTATTTATCGATCAACTAACGGACAATAAGGAGAAGAATCTCGGTAGAGAAAACAGAGCGTTTTCGTACAGCACAGGAAGTAGcgg cATGCAGTCGGACTATTTCGGTTCTAATCACACTCAAGAAACGGATCACACGTTTGTAAACACCGCCAATACAAATAGGTCTGGCAGGAAAG TTTCTGAGACGGGTTATGTTCAACCGGAATGGAGATCAAATTACGAGAGTGACTATAGTTTTGAAGGACGTAACCCACGACCGTTGACTTCAAGAGATCTATTAGCTTGGGCCTTCCAAATTGCAAGAGGCATGGAATATTTGGCTAATAGAAAG GTATTACATGGCGACTTAGCTGCAAGAAACATTTTGTTAGCTGAAgataatatagttaaaatatgCGACTTCGGTTTAGCGCGaagcatttataaaaatgatgaatACAAGAAGCAAgagaat AGTCCACTTCCAGTGAAATGGTTGGCAATTGAATGTATGACCGACAGGATATTTTCTACGCAATCTGATGTCTGGTCGTTCGGAATTGTGTTGTGGGAGCTATTTTCTCTTGCTAAAACTCCTTATCCGAACGTCAGTCCAACGAGTCTCGTACAGTGGCTGTCAGATGG GCATCGTCTCGATAAACCACAGTATGCAGACAACAAGCTATATGACGTGATGCTTCGTTGCTGGCAACAAAAGCCCACAGCGCGACCAAATTTCAGCCAACTGCAAGAGATCCTCGGCTCATTTCTTGAGGATAATGTGCGAAAt catTACGTGGATTTGAATTCCGCGTACATGGATCTGAACGTAAAATCCGAAGGCCAAGAGGACTATTTGGCGATGATGTGCGCGCCCGACTACAACAACATGGTGACGCCGAGTCCGCATCACTATGTGAACGAAGCCAAGAGCTTCTTCCCGCCAACACCAACACTACAGCACG ACGGAATAGAAAATACACCATTTTGA